From Apium graveolens cultivar Ventura chromosome 9, ASM990537v1, whole genome shotgun sequence, the proteins below share one genomic window:
- the LOC141684680 gene encoding mediator of RNA polymerase II transcription subunit 30-like: MLVFVCNGRRRRTYTYTNTTIKSATHLLSTVTNEFSNPTLCPTQPMKVISCASTDNGDEHSYLFEMSGAALYKSSIASLPTAPEAKTHERSSTTNSSVSRMDVDDVEKLEERASTLRKELANKNKYLKVVMDQLRELTNDVSTWKSPCSV; encoded by the exons ATGTTGGTGTTTGTTTGTAATGGCAGGAGGAGAAGAACATACACATACACAAACACAACAATAAAATCAGCTACCCATTTGTTATCTACTGTTACTAATGAGTTTTCTAATCCCACCTTGTGCCCCACACAACCCATGAAAGTTATATCTTGTGCTTCAACTGACAATGGTGATGAACACAGTTATCTTTTTGAGATGAGTGGTGCAGCTCTTTACAAGTCCTCTATTGCTTCTCTTCCTACTGCTCCGGAG GCTAAAACACATGAGAGGAGCTCAACAACAAACAGTTCCGTATCACGTATGGATGTAGATGATGTTGAGAAGTTGGAAGAGCGTGCTTCTACTTTACGCAAG GAGCTTGCAAACAAGAACAAGTATCTCAAGGTTGTGATGGATCAGCTTCGAGAACTTACAAATGATGTATCAACCTGGAAAAGTCCATGTTCTGTATGA
- the LOC141685131 gene encoding uncharacterized protein LOC141685131 yields the protein MYNCMFAMSSTGGQIDRSINRGGALYCFKVKGVNYHSMGSFVPFDGEIPKFCQLYIYDLEDEVYNRINAVKGGRDAVDEDIIQSLLEMLDKHNRLVKGFRMARERISHNAVDEFRLVLISSSSASGRPNHIGPSNEVVGLIVTDEYAKGCRDTIIHSRTNGLERIFETDPRFMQLQYPILFPHGDIGYYRQIPLNRPNQKNHKQRQNIKNKDPDKKGEREFITMKEYYNYKLMIRPSEDLTPHLGGRLWQQYIVDAFTAIEQYRLDWIRGHQTTIRSDMYHNIRDALNKGDSNPENVGKATILPASFTGSKRYMNQYFKDAMAICRTLGHPSLFLTMTTNTKWPQIQKMLKFLPGVDVVDAPDVVARVFKMKVDQLLDQIKNKNCFGRCIGGFIYYFHQFHITVMHVIEFQKRGLPHAHMLIWLHPNDHPKTTEQIDKMVFAEISDPSIDPVGYEAVKNFMIHEPYGTDCVKSPCMVKGRCIKHFLKRYNSHTYFDDCDFPIYKRRKTRITVKKKGIDLDNRYVVPYNRDLLISFQCHTNLEICNSSRSLKYLFKYFLKGHDTATICLRKKINNKKGCTTTITPEKRPFDKVKQYLDERYICASEASWRIFGFDIHSRWPSVERLPIHLPNDNHVSFKGSQNLQEVFDNTGTKKSKLEAWFDANKTYAEAPNLTYSEFPSKFIWHPQPGIWKQRKRGYVIGRLAEVHSSSGELLYLRMLLLRIKGAVCFDDLKTVNDHVYNSFHEAWAALVYSPISNPRSLWEAHWGCMLDDILLVRRHLTGNPNLCLSDIEIQNYTLAEIEKLLNDIGKSLRNFPDMPYPGDAFFPTPRID from the exons ATGTACAACTGTATGTTTGCCATGTCTTCCACCGGAGGTCAAATTGATCGTAGTATCAATCGTGGCGGTGCTCTTTACTGTTTCAAGGTAAAAGGTGTAAATTACCACAGTATGGGAAGCTTTGTACCATTTGATGGTGAGATCCCCAAATTCTGTCAACTCTACATATATGACCTTGAAGATGAAGTATATAACAGAATAAATGCCGTTAAGGGAGGACGCGATGCCGTGGATGAAGATATCATTCAGTCATTGTTAGAAATGTTGGATAAACATAATCGCTTGGTCAAAGGTTTTCGTATGGCACGTGAAAGAATTAGTCATAATGCAGTTGATGAATTTAGATTGGTTCTAATATCTTCGTCTTCCGCATCTGGTCGACCTAACCATATTGGTCCATCGAATGAAGTTGTCGGGTTGATTGTCACTGACGAGTATGCTAAAGGATGCAGGGATACAATAATCCATTCAAGAACCAATGGATTGGAGAGAATTTTTGAAACTGATCCACGGTTTATGCAGCTTCAGTATCCTATTCTTTTTCCTCATGGAGACATCGGATATTACCGTCAAATCCCTTTAAACAGACCAAATCAAAAAAATCATAAACAACGTCAGAATATCAAAAATAAAGATCCGgataaaaagggggagagagaattcATCACGATGAAAGAATATTACAATTATAAACTCATGATACGGCCTTCAGAAG ATTTGACTCCACATCTGGGAGGTCGTTTATGGCAGCAATATATTGTTGACGCATTTACTGCGATTGAGCAATACAGACTTGACTGGATCAGAGGTCACCAGACTACAATTCGTTCTGATATGTACCACAACATACGAGATGCACTAAACAAGGGTGACAGCAATCCTGAAAATGTTGGCAAGGCAACAATTTTACCGGCCTCCTTCACTGGCAGTAAAAGATACATGAACCAGTATTTCAAGGACGCAATGGCAATTTGTCGAACACTTGGACACCCATCATTGTTCCTTACGATGACCACTAACACAAAATGGCCTCAAATTCAGAAGATGTTAAAGTTTCTACCTGGTGTTGATGTTGTTGACGCACCCGACGTCGTTGCAAGGGTATTTAAAATGAAAGTTGACCAGCTTCTTGatcaaataaaaaataaaaactgcTTTGGACGTTGTATTGGAG gctttatttattattttcatcaaTTTCATATTACAGTAATGCACGTCATAGAGTTTCAAAAGCGTGGATTGCCACATGCTCACATGCTAATATGGTTGCATCCAAACGATCATCCCAAAACAACTGAACAAATAGATAAAATGGTTTTTGCAGAAATTTCTGACCCAAGTATTGATCCAGTTGGTTACGAAGCTGTCAAGAATTTCATGATCCACGAACCATATGGCACTGACTGTGTCAAATCTCCGTGTATGGTTAAAGGCCGTTGTATTAAACATTTTCTAAAAAG GTATAATTCTCACACATACTTTGACGACTGTGACTTTCCCATCTATAAGAGGAGGAAAACTAGAATTACCGTAAAGAAAAAGGGAATTGACCTGGATAATCGGTATGTTGTCCCCTACAATCGAGATCTTCTAATAAGTTTTCAATGTCACACAAATTTGGAGATTTGTAACAGCTCCAGATCATTGAAATATCTgttcaaatattttttaaaaggaCATGATACCGCCACCATATGTCTGAGGAAAAAAATAAACAATAAAAAAGGGTGCACAACCACAATCACTCCTGAGAAACGGCCGTTTGATAAAGTCAAACAATACTTGGATGAAAGATATATTTGTGCATCTGAAGCATCATGGAGGATATTTGGTTTTGACATCCATTCCCGGTGGCCTTCCGTTGAACGATTACCAATACATCTACCGAATGACAACCATGTGTCGTTTAAAGGCTCACAAAATCTACAGGAAGTTTTTGACAATACTGGAACAAAGAAAAGCAAATTAGAAGCATGGTTTGATGCAAATAAAACATATGCAGAGGCCCCAAATTTAACCTATTCAGAATTTCCAAGCAAGTTTATATGGCATCCACAACCAGGTATCTGGAAACAGAGGAAAAGAGGTTATGTCATCGGTAGGCTTGCTGAAGTACATTCATCTAGCGGTGAACTATTATATCTCCGCATGCTACTGCTCAGGATTAAAGGTGCTGTATGTTTTGATGATTTGAAGACAGTCAACGACCATGTTTATAACTCCTTTCACGAAGCCTGGGCCGCGCTAG TATACAGTCCAATCTCTAATCCGCGTAGCCTTTGGGAAGCTCATTGGGGATGCATGTTAGATGATATTCTTCTTGTGAGGCGACATCTCACTGGGAATCCAAACCTTTGTCTATCAGATATTGAGATCCAGAATTACACTCTTGCAG AGATagagaaattgttgaatgatattGGCAAAAGCCTTAGAAACTTCCCAGATATGCCATATCCAGGAGATGCTTTTTTTCCAACTCCGAGAATAGACTAA
- the LOC141685132 gene encoding uncharacterized protein LOC141685132, protein MKRIHTRNHSFLNDEQKIVYDSILDNINQKKGGVFFVYGSGGCRKTFLWQTLCCRLRSEHKIVILIASCGITAVLLPGGRTTHTRFHIPLKLDKNCSSGLRHGTDISELLQRTDLIIWDEAPIQHRHAFEYVDRSLRDIMSAIDKSRAKKPFGSITIIFGGDFRQILPVIPKASRVEVVCTTLNKSKLWESCEVFLLKQNMRLNAGNSDLENKTIADFSKWQLAVGDGKETNISPSPDTGEMLIKIPDQYIVHTSGDPIQKLFEVTYPDFIQNISSHEYLRSRAILTPTNIVVDEINTTILEKIPGMVYTYLSQDSIDDAGDDYNDFISTFPVEYLNSINMPCIPKHALKLKVGVVIMLMRNLNQIMGLCNGTRMIVKSCRKNNIECEILCGSHVGTKHLIPRIEMIPSDTNWPFEFKRVQFPIQICYAMTINKIQGQSLDTVELYLPKAAFSHRHIYVSISRVTRPEGLHILIDSDDDIIGVVEEYEGLNKLHTRYGDRDIVKFRICDSSNAHKVTVWGDLAVLFNNKMAGNPKKMIIAIITSTKVLI, encoded by the exons ATGAAGAGAATCCACACAAGAAATCATAGTTTTCTCAATGATGAACAGAAGATAGTCTATGATTCCATTCTTGACAATATCAACCAGAAAAAAGGTGGTGTTTTCTTTGTTTACGGAAGTGGAGGGTGTAGAAAGACTTTCTTGTGGCAGACACTGTGTTGTCGATTACGATCAGAGCATAAGATTGTGATTCTCATTGCCTCATGTGGTATAACTGCCGTGTTGCTTCCTGGTGGAAGAACCACACACACCCGCTTTCATATTCCACTCAAGCTTGATAAAAATTGTTCTTCCGGTTTAAGACACGGGACTGATATTTCTGAGCTACTTCAGCGAACTGATTTAATAATTTGGGACGAGGCTCCTATACAACATCGTCATGCTTTTGAATACGTTGATCGATCCTTGAGAGATATTATGTCTGCTATTGATAAAAGCAGAGCTAAAAAGCCATTTGGTAGTATAACCATTATTTTTGGTGGAGATTTTAGGCAGATACTTCCTGTCATTCCAAAAGCATCAAGGGTTGAAGTTGTCTGCACCACCCTCAATAAATCCAAGCTTTGGGAATCCTGTGAAGTATTTTTATTAAAGCAAAACATGCGGCTTAATGCAGGAAATAGTGATTTGGAGAACAAAACCATTGCGGACTTTAGCAAGTGGCAGCTTGCTGTCGGTGATGGCAAAGAAACCAATATTTCTCCAAGTCCAGACACTGGTGAAATGTTAATAAAGATTCCTGATCAATATATCGTTCATACGTCCGGAGATCCAATCCAGAAGCTTTTTGAAGTGACGTACCCAGATTTTATACAAAATATCTCTTCACATGAATACCTCAGATCAAGGGCCATACTCACACCTACCAATATCGTGGTGGATGAGATTAATACAACGATACTTGAAAAAATTCCTGGCATGGTTTACACTTATCTGAGTCAGGATTCAATTGATGATGCAGGTGATGATTATAATGATTTCATATCCACGTTTCCAGTTGAGTATCTAAACTCTATCAATATGCCTTGCATTCCTAAGCATGCGTTAAAATTGAAGGTAGGAGTTGTCATCATGCTTATGAGAAACTTAAACCAGATCATGGGATTATGCAATGGTACAAGAATGATTGTGAAATCCTGTAGGAAGAACAATATTGAATGTGAGATTTTGTGTGGCTCTCATGTTGGAACGAAACATCTAATTCCTAGAATTGAGATGATTCCAAGTGACACGAACTGGCCGTTTGAATTTAAACGCGTTCAGTTTCCAATTCAAATATGTTATGCCATGACGATTAACAAAATTCAAGGACAATCACTTGATACTGTTGAGCTTTACCTTCCTAAAGCAGCTTTCTCGCACAGACATATTTATGTTTCGATATCCAGAGTGACACGACCTGAAGGCCTCCATATTCTCATAGATAGTGATGATG ATATTATTGGAGTTGTGGAGGAGTATGAAGGTTTGAACAAGCTTCATACTCGATACGGAGATAGGGACATTGTGAAGTTTAGAATATGTGATTCAAG TAATGCCCACAAAGTTACTGTTTGGGGTGATCTTGCTGTGTTGTTCAACAACAAGATGGCTGGAAATCCCAAAAAAATGATCATTGCTATTATAACAAGTACAAAAGTGCTGATATGA